The Achromobacter pestifer genome includes a region encoding these proteins:
- a CDS encoding fimbrial protein, translating into MTIPEIVVDPSAQVGAVLHVLHLYRSAGSNNGPCLSSTVTMTFTGADALIAPNTYNSRIPGVGYRLRITSGGCTSAYFPTSCSGKFGPGVPTHTMEMELVKTGPITSGNRPAGAQIATWRDNYNHPTYTDDFARFTLFQAISVRVRQPPTCSISSAGPIKASLGSFPAKSFKGVGSTSPARPVNIDLKCNGGDPGMSAEAHVTLTDATNTGNRSNVLTLSPDSQAKGVGIEVLKGDTVLAYGPDSNATGNLNQWHAGTISTGMSTFSIPLTARYVQTDPVVTPGSANGRATFTMSYQ; encoded by the coding sequence ATGACGATTCCAGAGATCGTCGTAGATCCGAGTGCCCAGGTTGGGGCTGTGCTGCACGTTCTTCACTTGTACCGTTCGGCTGGTAGCAACAATGGTCCCTGTCTCAGCTCCACGGTCACGATGACGTTCACTGGGGCAGACGCCCTTATCGCGCCTAACACCTACAACTCGCGGATTCCGGGAGTTGGCTACCGCTTGCGGATAACGAGCGGCGGGTGTACGTCGGCCTACTTTCCCACGAGTTGCTCCGGAAAGTTTGGGCCTGGCGTCCCCACGCACACGATGGAAATGGAACTGGTTAAGACAGGGCCTATTACCTCCGGAAACCGCCCCGCAGGCGCGCAGATAGCCACCTGGCGCGACAACTACAATCACCCTACCTACACTGACGACTTCGCGCGTTTCACCCTTTTCCAAGCCATTTCGGTAAGAGTGCGGCAGCCGCCCACTTGTTCAATTTCGTCGGCGGGACCGATCAAGGCCTCATTGGGAAGTTTCCCCGCAAAGAGCTTCAAGGGCGTTGGCTCCACCTCACCCGCGCGGCCTGTCAACATCGATTTGAAATGTAATGGCGGAGATCCAGGCATGTCCGCCGAGGCCCATGTCACGCTGACGGATGCCACCAACACCGGCAACCGCTCCAACGTATTGACCTTGTCGCCGGACTCCCAAGCCAAGGGCGTCGGCATCGAGGTTTTGAAGGGCGACACCGTGCTGGCTTATGGCCCGGATTCGAACGCAACCGGGAACCTGAACCAGTGGCACGCCGGCACCATTTCCACGGGCATGAGCACGTTCTCCATCCCGCTGACGGCGCGCTATGTGCAGACCGACCCTGTCGTGACGCCAGGATCCGCCAACGGCCGCGCCACCTTCACGATGAGCTATCAGTAG
- a CDS encoding LysR family transcriptional regulator: MDRFQAMQVFVRVVDANSFTRAADSLSLPRTTVTTIIQNLERLLGVRLLNRTTRRIGLTPDGAGYYQHCVRILADVEETEACFQEAALRLKGRLRIDVPTCIGRLILIPSLCDFHDKYPDVELVLGLGDRPVDMVQEAVDCVIRAGDLEDSSLVARRIGTLQSVTCASPTYVARHGLPQSIDELRDHHAVHYFSSRSGRNCGWDFRVDGKHQEVEMKGVVSVNEAGAYLDCGLKGFGLIQTPRYMALPHLQSGELIEVLPQWKPSPTAISVLYPQSRQLSPKVRAFADWVAELFASCPLLSGRDETDPAAASCSVYARQVSQANTLASTAPRPALEEYLPPRRRTAREEAAEYAL; encoded by the coding sequence ATGGACCGTTTTCAGGCTATGCAGGTGTTTGTGCGCGTCGTGGACGCCAATAGCTTCACCCGGGCGGCCGACAGCCTCTCGCTTCCGCGCACCACCGTCACCACCATCATTCAGAACCTCGAACGCCTGCTGGGCGTGCGTCTGCTCAACCGCACCACGCGCCGTATCGGCCTGACGCCCGACGGCGCCGGCTACTACCAGCATTGCGTGCGCATCCTGGCGGACGTCGAGGAAACCGAGGCCTGCTTCCAGGAAGCGGCCCTGCGCCTGAAGGGCAGGCTGCGCATCGACGTGCCTACCTGTATCGGGCGGCTGATCCTGATTCCCTCATTGTGTGATTTCCACGACAAGTACCCCGACGTGGAACTGGTGCTGGGCCTGGGCGACCGTCCCGTCGACATGGTGCAGGAGGCCGTGGACTGCGTGATCCGCGCGGGCGACCTGGAGGATTCCAGCCTGGTCGCGCGCCGCATCGGCACCCTGCAGAGCGTGACCTGCGCCTCGCCCACCTATGTGGCGCGCCACGGCCTGCCGCAGAGCATCGACGAACTGCGCGACCACCACGCCGTGCATTATTTCTCCAGCCGCAGCGGGCGCAATTGCGGCTGGGACTTCAGGGTGGACGGCAAGCACCAGGAAGTGGAAATGAAGGGCGTGGTGTCGGTGAACGAGGCCGGCGCCTATCTGGACTGCGGGCTGAAGGGCTTCGGTCTGATTCAGACCCCCCGCTACATGGCGTTGCCGCACCTGCAATCGGGCGAGCTCATCGAAGTGTTGCCGCAATGGAAGCCCAGCCCCACGGCGATCTCGGTGCTGTATCCGCAAAGCCGCCAGTTGTCGCCCAAGGTGCGCGCCTTCGCCGACTGGGTGGCGGAATTGTTCGCCAGCTGCCCGCTGCTGAGCGGCCGCGACGAGACCGATCCGGCCGCCGCCAGCTGCAGCGTCTATGCGCGCCAGGTCAGTCAGGCGAACACCCTGGCGTCCACCGCGCCCCGGCCGGCGCTGGAGGAATACCTGCCGCCGCGCCGCCGGACCGCGCGCGAAGAGGCCGCGGAATACGCTTTGTAA
- a CDS encoding fimbrial protein has translation MKKNLLTAALAIAGLATFASAHAADGTIEFTGNITANTCAINGGNGGENFTVALPSVSAKTLETAGATAGRTPFKIALTGCTTDQPVSVHFEGGPTVSQTTGRLTVDVGGASNVELGLLNNSFGEIKAGAAYGQQNSQTVNLASGKADLDYFVEYHSLGGATAGAANSRVQYSISYQ, from the coding sequence ATGAAAAAGAACCTCCTGACCGCCGCCCTTGCCATCGCCGGCCTCGCCACTTTCGCCAGCGCCCACGCCGCTGACGGCACCATCGAATTCACCGGCAACATCACCGCCAACACCTGCGCCATCAACGGCGGCAACGGCGGCGAGAACTTCACCGTGGCGCTGCCCTCCGTGTCGGCCAAGACGCTGGAAACCGCGGGCGCCACCGCCGGCCGCACGCCGTTCAAGATCGCGCTGACCGGCTGCACCACCGACCAGCCGGTTTCGGTTCACTTCGAAGGCGGCCCCACGGTTTCGCAGACCACCGGTCGTTTGACCGTTGACGTCGGCGGCGCCAGCAACGTCGAACTCGGCCTGCTGAACAATTCGTTCGGTGAAATCAAGGCCGGCGCTGCCTACGGCCAGCAGAACTCGCAAACGGTGAACCTGGCTAGCGGCAAGGCCGATCTGGACTACTTCGTCGAATACCACTCGCTGGGCGGCGCCACCGCTGGCGCAGCCAACTCGCGCGTGCAGTACTCGATCTCCTACCAGTAA
- a CDS encoding AI-2E family transporter, translated as MQPVLPAYLIARWLLLLVLLAGVYFLSGFLVPALAALIIGLASWPLYQRLVARCGGRTALAASLALLVVIVVLIVPMSFALSYAIKEASTFFAWAIAANRHGVDVPNWITSMPVVGERLGQYWESYIGQPHALGALVEAVSGEHLGNIYRMVLAATGNLFQLLLTVLFMLITLFFVYKDGIRMVAQLDVLGERILPARWLRFSRVVPATINSTVTGMGLIALGEGVVLGIAYWVAGVPSPVLLGVVTGFMALIPGGAPLSFTLVSLYLVGSGHLVAGIALMVWGSVELFIVDKTLRPRLVGGPVKLPFLPTFFGLVGGVKTMGIVGLFVGPVLMALLVAVWREWVHHEVQERDAARINPPTHPPAA; from the coding sequence ATGCAGCCTGTACTACCCGCTTATCTGATCGCCCGTTGGCTTTTGTTGCTCGTGCTGTTGGCAGGGGTGTACTTCCTCAGCGGATTCCTGGTCCCCGCGCTCGCCGCCCTCATCATCGGCCTGGCCAGCTGGCCCCTGTACCAACGCCTGGTCGCGCGCTGCGGCGGCCGCACCGCGCTGGCCGCCTCGTTGGCGCTGCTGGTGGTGATCGTGGTGCTGATCGTGCCGATGTCGTTCGCGCTGTCCTACGCCATCAAGGAAGCCAGCACCTTCTTCGCCTGGGCCATCGCGGCCAACCGCCACGGCGTGGACGTGCCCAACTGGATCACCTCCATGCCCGTGGTGGGCGAACGCCTGGGCCAGTACTGGGAATCCTATATCGGCCAGCCTCATGCGCTGGGCGCGCTGGTCGAGGCCGTCAGCGGCGAACATCTGGGCAATATCTACCGCATGGTGCTGGCGGCCACGGGCAACCTGTTCCAGCTGCTGCTGACCGTGCTGTTCATGTTGATCACGCTGTTCTTCGTCTACAAGGACGGCATCCGCATGGTGGCCCAGCTGGACGTGCTGGGCGAACGCATCCTGCCGGCGCGCTGGCTGCGCTTTTCGCGCGTGGTGCCGGCCACCATCAATTCCACCGTCACCGGCATGGGCCTGATCGCGCTGGGCGAAGGCGTGGTGCTCGGCATCGCCTACTGGGTGGCGGGCGTGCCGTCGCCGGTGCTGCTGGGCGTGGTCACGGGTTTCATGGCGCTGATCCCCGGCGGCGCGCCGCTGTCGTTCACGCTGGTGTCGCTGTATCTGGTGGGCTCGGGCCATCTGGTGGCGGGTATCGCCCTGATGGTCTGGGGCAGCGTGGAACTCTTCATCGTCGACAAGACCCTGCGTCCGCGCCTGGTGGGCGGGCCGGTCAAGCTGCCTTTCCTGCCGACCTTCTTCGGCCTGGTCGGGGGCGTGAAGACCATGGGCATCGTCGGGCTGTTCGTGGGCCCGGTGCTGATGGCCCTGCTGGTGGCGGTGTGGCGCGAATGGGTGCACCATGAAGTCCAGGAGCGCGACGCCGCCCGCATCAATCCGCCTACCCATCCCCCCGCCGCCTGA
- a CDS encoding phytanoyl-CoA dioxygenase family protein, protein MLLPDDQIAVLREQGFVVARQFASPEQVVALRALAERHLREHVAPIEYEADLRYPGAPESRTAVGGLTVRRLLNAYARDPLFAQWAADARIGQWLGRYFGETPVLSTVHHNCVMTKHPAYGSLTGWHQDIRYWSFSDTDLVSTWLALGPETRANGGLSFIPGSHAAAFAPEQFDPQKFFRDDAPQNAEWIARAVCPELQAGDVVFFHCRTLHAAQGNSSDRVKLSVVHTYHPQSCHPMPGTRSASQPGVPLPVQAA, encoded by the coding sequence ATGTTGTTGCCCGATGATCAGATAGCCGTCCTGCGCGAGCAGGGCTTCGTGGTGGCGCGCCAGTTCGCCAGCCCGGAACAGGTGGTGGCGCTGCGCGCCCTGGCCGAACGCCATTTGCGCGAGCACGTCGCGCCCATCGAATACGAAGCCGACCTGCGCTACCCCGGCGCGCCCGAGTCGCGCACGGCCGTTGGCGGGCTGACCGTGCGCCGCCTGCTGAACGCCTACGCCCGCGATCCCTTGTTCGCGCAATGGGCCGCCGATGCGCGCATCGGCCAGTGGCTGGGGCGCTATTTTGGCGAAACGCCGGTGCTGTCCACCGTGCACCACAACTGCGTGATGACCAAGCACCCGGCCTACGGCAGCCTGACGGGCTGGCACCAGGACATCCGCTACTGGTCGTTCTCCGATACGGACCTGGTCTCCACCTGGCTGGCGCTGGGCCCGGAAACGCGCGCCAACGGCGGCCTGTCCTTCATTCCCGGGTCGCATGCGGCCGCCTTCGCGCCGGAACAGTTCGACCCGCAGAAATTCTTCCGCGACGACGCGCCCCAGAACGCCGAGTGGATCGCCCGCGCGGTCTGTCCCGAATTGCAGGCCGGCGACGTGGTGTTTTTCCATTGCCGCACCTTGCACGCGGCCCAGGGCAACAGCAGCGACCGGGTGAAGCTGTCGGTGGTGCATACCTACCATCCGCAGTCCTGTCATCCCATGCCGGGCACTCGTTCGGCCAGCCAGCCCGGCGTGCCGCTGCCGGTCCAGGCAGCCTGA
- a CDS encoding fimbria/pilus outer membrane usher protein — MKNSLSQLLHTRDRARLRLTPLCAALLVALALHDLDALAAEAAAPGQMVASVEFEDAFLMGGSGQRTDLSRFAKGNAAAPGNYSVDLFINQGYVGRVDVPFAPVAGETAAQPVFDRQLLQRIGVDLGKLPAEATEKLAQGASLRLDEIAADAGSDFDFGDQRLDLSIPQAAMSRHARGYVSPELWDSGVNAAMADYDFNLYNYRNKAFGGTQRQGYLGLRAGANIGDWRLRHNGSYSFDSQGRRQYQNISTYAQREIVGLSSQLTLGEAYTSGELFDSTPFKGVRLASDDRMLPDSLRGYAPVVRGVANSNARVTIRQNSVIIYETTVAPGAFEITDLYATGYGGDLDVSVQEADGSVRKFSVPYAAVPMSLRPGVSRYSVVGGAVRNKQLSKSPQFLQATYQRGLSNLVTGYAGATVAQNYTSALLGGTLNTSVGAVGLDATQSRLSRDGATHTGTSLRASYAKSLPDTGTNVSIAAYRYSTGGFYGLNEAMNSLYGYGQYRYTGSMVRERNRASLVISQQLGGQRGSVNFTGSTVDHWNRDGRDVNYSIAYANTYKTIGYNLTVQRQRDSRQQMGTAVYATFSIPLGKTNPLSLSTNVGRDATGRMQMQSTLSGSTGEDNQLSYGLSADHASGGSGSSRNGGSANLLYRAPVAEFMGSAGVGTGYSQSSVGMRGAVVVHPGGVTLSQPLSETFGIVEAPDAEGARLLNASGVRVNSRGYAVVPHLTPYRMNAVEIDPKGLSTDVELQVTSQQVAPRAGAVSMLRYATVSGSSAMLVALRADGKPLPFGASVVDEHGVEVGLVGQASRVLARGLQDSGQLMVKWGEQPGESCRLDYELPALEKGTRADTYRQIETRCQ; from the coding sequence ATGAAAAACTCTCTGTCCCAGCTCCTGCATACGCGAGATCGCGCCCGTCTGCGCCTTACGCCCCTGTGCGCAGCGTTGCTGGTGGCTCTGGCCTTGCACGACTTGGACGCGCTGGCCGCCGAGGCCGCCGCGCCCGGACAAATGGTGGCCTCGGTGGAGTTCGAGGATGCTTTCCTGATGGGCGGCTCGGGCCAGCGCACCGACCTGTCGCGTTTCGCCAAGGGAAATGCGGCCGCGCCCGGCAACTATTCGGTGGACTTGTTCATCAACCAGGGCTATGTCGGCCGCGTGGATGTGCCGTTTGCGCCGGTTGCCGGCGAGACGGCGGCGCAGCCAGTTTTCGACCGCCAGCTGCTGCAGCGCATCGGTGTCGATCTGGGCAAGCTGCCTGCCGAGGCGACCGAAAAGCTGGCGCAGGGCGCCAGTCTGCGTCTGGATGAGATCGCGGCCGACGCGGGCAGCGATTTCGACTTTGGCGACCAGCGCCTGGACCTCAGCATTCCCCAGGCTGCGATGAGCCGCCACGCCCGCGGTTATGTCAGTCCGGAACTGTGGGACTCGGGCGTCAACGCGGCCATGGCCGACTACGACTTCAACCTGTACAACTACCGCAACAAGGCCTTCGGCGGCACGCAGCGGCAGGGTTATCTGGGCCTGCGGGCCGGCGCCAACATCGGCGACTGGCGCCTGCGCCACAACGGCTCCTACTCCTTCGATTCCCAGGGCCGGCGTCAGTATCAGAACATCTCGACCTACGCACAGCGTGAGATCGTGGGGCTGTCGTCGCAGCTGACCCTGGGCGAAGCCTACACCAGCGGCGAACTGTTCGACTCCACGCCCTTCAAGGGCGTGCGCCTGGCCAGCGACGACCGCATGCTGCCCGATTCGCTGCGCGGCTACGCGCCGGTGGTGCGCGGCGTGGCCAACAGCAACGCGCGTGTCACCATCCGCCAGAACTCGGTCATCATCTACGAAACCACGGTGGCGCCCGGCGCCTTTGAAATCACCGACCTTTATGCCACCGGCTACGGCGGCGACCTGGATGTGTCCGTGCAGGAGGCCGATGGCAGCGTGCGCAAGTTCTCGGTGCCTTATGCGGCCGTGCCGATGTCGCTGCGCCCCGGCGTGAGCCGCTACAGCGTGGTCGGCGGCGCCGTGCGCAACAAGCAGTTGTCGAAAAGCCCGCAGTTCCTGCAAGCCACCTACCAACGTGGCTTGTCCAACCTGGTGACGGGCTATGCCGGCGCCACGGTGGCGCAGAACTACACCTCGGCCCTGCTGGGCGGCACGCTCAATACATCGGTCGGCGCGGTCGGCCTGGACGCGACCCAGTCGCGCCTGTCGCGCGACGGCGCCACGCATACCGGCACCAGCTTGCGTGCCAGCTATGCCAAGAGCCTGCCGGATACCGGCACCAACGTTTCCATCGCGGCGTACCGCTACTCCACCGGAGGCTTCTATGGCCTGAACGAAGCCATGAATTCGCTCTACGGCTACGGCCAGTACCGCTATACCGGCAGCATGGTACGTGAGCGCAACCGCGCCTCGCTCGTCATCAGCCAGCAGTTGGGCGGACAGCGCGGCAGCGTCAATTTCACCGGCTCGACCGTGGACCACTGGAACCGCGATGGCCGCGACGTGAACTACAGCATTGCCTATGCCAACACTTACAAGACCATCGGCTACAACCTGACGGTTCAGCGCCAGCGCGACAGCCGCCAGCAGATGGGCACCGCGGTTTACGCCACCTTCAGCATTCCGCTGGGCAAGACCAATCCGTTGAGCCTGTCTACCAATGTGGGGCGCGATGCCACCGGCCGCATGCAGATGCAAAGCACGCTGTCCGGCTCCACGGGCGAGGACAATCAGCTGTCCTATGGTCTTAGCGCCGACCATGCTTCCGGCGGCTCGGGCAGCAGCAGGAATGGCGGCAGTGCCAATTTGCTTTACCGTGCGCCGGTGGCGGAATTCATGGGCAGCGCAGGCGTCGGCACGGGCTACTCGCAAAGCTCGGTCGGCATGCGCGGCGCGGTCGTGGTCCATCCGGGTGGCGTCACGCTGTCGCAACCTCTGTCGGAAACCTTCGGCATCGTCGAAGCGCCCGACGCGGAAGGCGCGCGGCTGCTCAACGCTTCAGGCGTGCGCGTCAACAGCCGCGGCTATGCGGTGGTGCCGCATCTGACGCCGTATCGTATGAACGCGGTGGAGATCGATCCCAAGGGCCTGTCCACCGACGTGGAATTGCAGGTCACCAGCCAGCAGGTGGCGCCGCGCGCCGGCGCGGTCTCGATGCTGCGGTACGCCACGGTCTCGGGCAGCTCGGCCATGCTGGTGGCTCTGCGGGCTGATGGCAAGCCGCTGCCGTTCGGCGCCAGCGTGGTTGACGAGCACGGCGTGGAAGTCGGCCTGGTTGGGCAGGCCAGCCGCGTGCTGGCCCGCGGGCTCCAGGACAGCGGTCAACTGATGGTCAAGTGGGGCGAGCAGCCTGGTGAATCTTGCCGCCTGGACTACGAGCTCCCCGCACTCGAAAAAGGGACCCGTGCCGACACCTATCGGCAGATTGAGACCCGTTGCCAATAA
- a CDS encoding fimbrial biogenesis chaperone has translation MKSLRRTLMAAAALAAGCIALQAQASVVIASTRVIYPAQEREVTIKLSNDGRTPALVQSWLDDGNITDAPETLKVPFVLTPAIFRVDPGKGQTLRLIHTKEAMAQDKESLFWLNVLEVPPKPQAGEDANRLQIAFRTRIKVMYRPQGLPGQADEAPAQLRWEIAPAQSGKGYALKASNPTPYVVNLGKVSLQSGSQSFDAGAGYVKPGESALFPVAGLASTPVAGSQVKFNSINDWGANVAGSQPLMSGSASATR, from the coding sequence ATGAAATCTCTACGCCGCACCCTGATGGCCGCCGCAGCGCTTGCCGCGGGCTGTATTGCACTCCAGGCGCAGGCCAGCGTCGTCATAGCCAGCACGCGCGTGATCTATCCGGCGCAAGAGCGCGAAGTCACCATCAAACTGAGCAATGACGGCCGCACGCCGGCCCTGGTCCAGTCCTGGCTGGACGACGGCAACATCACCGATGCGCCGGAAACGCTGAAGGTCCCCTTCGTGTTGACGCCCGCCATCTTCCGCGTGGATCCCGGCAAGGGACAGACGCTGCGGCTGATCCACACCAAGGAAGCGATGGCGCAGGACAAGGAAAGCCTGTTCTGGCTCAACGTGCTGGAAGTTCCGCCCAAGCCCCAGGCCGGCGAAGACGCCAATCGCCTGCAGATCGCATTCCGCACGCGCATCAAGGTGATGTACCGCCCGCAGGGTCTGCCGGGCCAGGCGGATGAGGCTCCTGCCCAGCTGCGCTGGGAGATCGCCCCTGCCCAGAGCGGCAAGGGCTACGCGCTGAAGGCCAGCAATCCCACGCCGTATGTCGTGAACCTGGGCAAGGTGAGTTTGCAGTCCGGCAGTCAGTCCTTCGATGCCGGCGCCGGCTACGTCAAGCCGGGCGAGTCCGCGCTCTTCCCCGTTGCAGGACTGGCATCCACGCCCGTTGCCGGCTCCCAGGTCAAGTTCAACAGCATCAACGACTGGGGCGCGAATGTCGCAGGCTCGCAGCCTTTGATGTCGGGCTCCGCGTCCGCCACGCGCTAA